One genomic region from Jilunia laotingensis encodes:
- a CDS encoding ATP-binding protein codes for MIESSRKLPIGIQTFEDIRRDEYLYVDKTKFVWRAASTGKPYFLSRPRRFGKSLLLSTFEAYFEGKRELFKGLAIEGLEKEWIKYPVLHLDLNAEKYDETEGLTSILSNYLTQWEQIYGEGEDEKTLSSRFAGVIRRASGKTGRKVVVLIDEYDKPLLQALCNENLLKEYRDTLKAFYGVLKSSDRYLRFVFLTGVTKFAQVSVFSDLNQLQDISMWYDYATVCGITKEELEVTFKQELELLGKVNDMTYEETVDKMACLYDGYHFHPSGEGVFNPFSVLNALKAKEFSDYWFQTGTPTFLVELLKDSDYDLRTLIDGVEAASTAFTEYRADSDNPIPLIYQSGYLTIKGYDKEFKMYRLGFPNDEVKYGFMNFILPFYTPIRDGEKRFYIGKFVQELRSGDVPDFLTRLKSFFADFSYELSEDKERYYQVVFYLVFKLMGEFTEAEVRSARGRADAVVKTPKYIYVFEFKLNGTAEQALQQIDDKGYLIPYLADGREIVKVGVEFCAETRNISRWLVE; via the coding sequence ATGATTGAGTCAAGCCGTAAACTCCCTATCGGGATACAAACTTTTGAAGATATTCGTAGAGATGAATATCTTTATGTTGATAAAACAAAATTTGTTTGGAGAGCAGCTTCTACCGGAAAACCTTATTTTTTAAGTCGTCCGCGTCGTTTTGGAAAGAGTTTGTTACTGTCGACCTTCGAGGCTTATTTTGAAGGGAAAAGAGAACTGTTCAAAGGGCTGGCTATTGAGGGATTGGAAAAAGAATGGATAAAATATCCGGTATTGCATCTTGATCTGAATGCGGAGAAGTATGATGAGACGGAAGGCTTAACATCCATCCTAAGTAACTACTTGACCCAGTGGGAACAGATTTATGGTGAAGGTGAGGATGAAAAAACTTTGTCAAGCCGTTTTGCCGGAGTAATTCGTCGTGCTTCCGGGAAGACGGGGCGTAAAGTAGTAGTTCTGATTGATGAATATGACAAGCCCTTATTGCAAGCCTTATGCAATGAGAATTTGTTGAAAGAATATCGTGATACGTTGAAGGCTTTTTACGGGGTTCTCAAAAGTTCGGATCGTTACCTGCGTTTTGTTTTTCTGACAGGTGTCACTAAATTTGCACAAGTCAGTGTATTCAGTGATCTCAACCAGTTGCAGGACATCAGCATGTGGTACGATTATGCTACGGTTTGCGGTATCACTAAAGAAGAGTTGGAGGTTACTTTCAAGCAGGAATTGGAATTGCTTGGAAAGGTAAATGATATGACTTATGAAGAAACTGTCGATAAAATGGCATGTCTATATGACGGATATCATTTTCACCCTTCGGGAGAAGGCGTATTCAATCCGTTCAGTGTGCTGAATGCCTTGAAAGCGAAAGAATTCAGTGATTATTGGTTTCAGACGGGAACTCCGACTTTTTTAGTCGAGTTGCTGAAAGATAGCGATTACGATCTCCGGACTTTGATTGACGGGGTGGAGGCAGCTTCGACAGCTTTTACCGAATATAGAGCGGATTCTGATAATCCGATACCATTGATTTACCAAAGTGGTTATCTGACGATCAAGGGGTATGACAAAGAATTTAAGATGTATCGGCTTGGTTTTCCCAACGATGAAGTGAAATATGGTTTTATGAATTTTATCTTACCGTTCTATACCCCCATCAGGGATGGAGAAAAAAGATTCTACATAGGTAAATTTGTCCAGGAGCTACGTTCGGGAGATGTTCCTGATTTTCTGACTCGTCTGAAATCTTTCTTTGCAGATTTTTCTTATGAGCTGAGCGAAGATAAAGAGCGGTATTATCAAGTTGTTTTCTACTTGGTATTTAAATTGATGGGTGAGTTCACTGAAGCTGAAGTACGTAGTGCGCGTGGTAGGGCGGATGCAGTGGTCAAGACTCCAAAATACATCTATGTGTTTGAATTCAAACTGAACGGTACGGCTGAACAGGCTTTACAACAGATTGATGATAAAGGTTATCTGATTCCTTATTTGGCAGATGGGCGCGAGATTGTCAAAGTAGGTGTTGAATTCTGTGCGGAGACACGTAATATCAGCCGTTGGCTGGTGGAGTAA
- a CDS encoding DUF4421 domain-containing protein has protein sequence MLKRLIIGLYLLLYLLPSFAWNGGDIITSDSLKAEKKENAFIKVFNYLFNPDDIDTTYISPNRYNYALMLDHFTNYEYYAVGSTTPKEQRIRFSPHPRNKIGPYFGWRWIFLGWSIDTDGLYGKQKGKRKGTEFDLSLYSSKLGVDVFYRRTGNDYRIHKISGFDDIPSDYSEDFDGLKVDMKGLNLFYVFNYRRFSYPAAFSQSTNQLRSAGSLIGGFSISTHNLDFDYTRLPLIIQEKMNPGSRMDHIKYTNISLNLGYAYNWVFAKNWLACISFSPAVAYKTSRIEKEEKENNEWYKNFNIDFILRAGVVYNNSKYFAGTSFVGRTYDYYRGNFSLNNGFGTLQIYAGFNFYLKKQYRRK, from the coding sequence ATGCTGAAACGTCTTATTATCGGATTATACTTGCTATTGTATTTACTTCCTTCGTTTGCCTGGAATGGAGGAGACATCATCACATCCGATAGCTTGAAAGCCGAGAAAAAAGAAAACGCATTCATAAAAGTATTCAACTATCTATTTAATCCCGATGATATAGACACGACCTATATCAGCCCGAACCGCTATAACTATGCATTGATGCTGGATCATTTTACGAATTATGAATATTATGCCGTAGGCAGCACTACTCCGAAAGAACAACGAATCCGCTTCTCGCCTCATCCACGCAACAAGATAGGCCCTTATTTCGGTTGGCGGTGGATTTTCCTTGGATGGTCTATCGATACTGACGGGCTTTATGGCAAGCAGAAAGGAAAAAGAAAGGGTACGGAATTCGATTTAAGTCTTTATAGTTCAAAATTGGGTGTTGACGTGTTTTATCGGCGTACGGGTAACGACTACCGCATTCATAAAATAAGTGGTTTTGACGACATTCCTTCCGATTATTCCGAAGACTTTGACGGATTGAAAGTAGACATGAAGGGGTTGAATCTTTTTTATGTTTTCAACTACCGTCGGTTCTCTTATCCAGCAGCATTCAGCCAAAGCACCAATCAACTACGGAGTGCCGGTTCATTGATCGGGGGATTCTCGATCTCAACCCATAATCTTGATTTCGATTATACCCGTTTGCCATTGATAATTCAAGAGAAAATGAACCCTGGCTCAAGAATGGATCATATCAAATATACCAATATAAGCCTCAACTTAGGATATGCTTACAACTGGGTGTTTGCCAAAAACTGGCTTGCATGCATCTCTTTCAGTCCTGCCGTAGCCTATAAAACATCTCGTATAGAGAAAGAAGAAAAGGAGAATAATGAGTGGTATAAGAACTTCAATATCGATTTCATCCTACGGGCAGGTGTAGTATATAACAATAGTAAATACTTTGCGGGAACCTCTTTTGTAGGCCGTACATATGATTATTACAGGGGCAATTTTTCCCTGAACAACGGCTTCGGAACTTTGCAGATATACGCAGGATTCAATTTCTATTTGAAAAAGCAATATAGAAGGAAATGA
- a CDS encoding SusC/RagA family TonB-linked outer membrane protein, translating into MRINLRLLVAFLFVTLAVSIQAAVQQEKRITGTVVSEGEPLPGVSVQVKGHSTGTITDIDGKYSISAPADGVLIFRFVGLRSAEEHINGRNTINVTMESDSKQLDEVMVVAYATAKKYSFTGAASTVKGDEIAKLQTSSVSRALEGTVSGVQASAASGQPGTDAEIRIRGIGSINASSAPLYVVDGVPFDGSVNSINPDDIASMTVLKDAASAALYGSRGANGVIIITTKQGQTDSKATVNVKASFGGSNRAVRDYDRIGTNDYFQLYWEALRNQYAKDTEHYTPATAASQASKDLVTKLMGAGPNPYGTNYPQPVGTDGKLVAGAEPLWDFDWSDAMEQQALRTELNLNVSGGGQKNQYFFSAGYLNDKGIALESGYQRFNLRSNITSEMTSWLKGGVNMSFAHSMQNYPLSSDSNTSNVINAGRTMPGFYPIYEVNPDGSFKTDENGDRIPDFGPYRPSGSMSNWNLPATLPLDKSERMKDEFSGRTFLEVTFMPGLKFKTSFNFDLINYNSLDFTNSLIGPSVVTGGGSSRVNNRTFSWTWNNIATYDKTIGEHHFNILAGQEAYSYRYDQLTASRSKMAQPDMPELVVGSQLTGGSGYRIDYALVGYFTQLLYDFQDKYFFSASYRRDGSSRFSPETRWGNFWSVGASWRIDREDFMISTSDWLSALTLKASYGAQGNDNLGTYYASKGLYAIVSNLGENALVSDRIATPKLKWETNLNFNVGIDFSLWNNRVSGSFDFFQRRSKDLLYSRPIAPSMGYKSIDENVGALRNTGVELTLNGTVINTNGFVWKLGLNLTHYKNEVTELPLKDMPPSGVNKLQVGRSVYDFYTKEWAGVDPENGDPLWYKDILDDNNNVVGRGTTNVYKEASDYYVNKSSLPKIYGGFNTAFSYKGFDLSAVFAYSIGGYIMNRDITMILHNGSAEGRSWSKEILDRWTPENRYTDVPALGTTTNNWTSYSTRFLQNNSYMRLKNLTLSYTLPKQLISRISLSNVQVFVQSDNLFTVHRNQGLDPEQGITGLTYYRYPAMRTFSGGVNVTF; encoded by the coding sequence ATGAGAATCAATCTGCGTTTATTAGTCGCGTTTCTTTTTGTAACCCTTGCAGTCTCTATACAAGCGGCTGTGCAGCAGGAGAAGCGCATAACGGGTACAGTGGTCTCTGAAGGAGAGCCATTACCCGGAGTTTCTGTTCAGGTAAAAGGTCATTCCACCGGAACGATCACCGATATTGATGGGAAATATTCTATTTCGGCTCCAGCGGATGGAGTGCTGATTTTTCGTTTTGTCGGATTGAGAAGTGCGGAAGAACACATTAACGGACGAAACACAATCAATGTTACGATGGAATCGGATAGCAAGCAACTGGATGAAGTCATGGTTGTTGCCTACGCTACCGCCAAAAAATATAGTTTTACCGGAGCTGCTTCTACCGTAAAGGGAGACGAAATAGCCAAATTGCAAACATCCAGCGTATCCCGTGCCCTTGAAGGTACGGTTTCGGGTGTGCAAGCCAGTGCGGCCAGTGGGCAACCCGGTACGGATGCTGAAATCCGTATCCGTGGTATCGGTTCTATCAATGCTTCCAGCGCACCGCTTTATGTGGTGGACGGTGTACCTTTCGATGGGAGTGTGAACTCTATCAATCCGGACGATATTGCTTCGATGACCGTGTTGAAAGATGCGGCTTCCGCTGCCCTTTATGGTTCACGTGGTGCTAATGGTGTAATTATTATTACGACCAAACAGGGACAGACCGATTCGAAAGCGACTGTTAATGTAAAGGCATCGTTCGGTGGATCGAACCGTGCGGTGCGGGACTACGATCGTATCGGAACAAACGATTATTTCCAATTGTATTGGGAGGCTTTACGCAACCAATATGCGAAGGATACGGAACATTATACACCTGCCACGGCTGCTTCTCAGGCGTCAAAAGACTTGGTGACCAAATTGATGGGAGCCGGACCTAATCCTTATGGGACGAATTATCCGCAACCGGTCGGAACAGATGGGAAATTGGTGGCGGGAGCAGAGCCTCTTTGGGATTTTGACTGGAGTGACGCTATGGAGCAACAGGCTTTGCGTACTGAACTCAACCTGAATGTGTCAGGAGGCGGTCAAAAGAACCAATATTTCTTTTCTGCCGGTTACCTGAACGATAAAGGTATTGCGCTTGAATCCGGTTATCAACGGTTTAATCTCCGTTCTAACATAACCAGTGAGATGACATCCTGGCTAAAAGGTGGAGTTAATATGAGTTTTGCCCATTCCATGCAGAATTATCCGTTATCATCAGATTCGAATACCAGTAATGTGATAAACGCAGGGCGCACCATGCCCGGGTTTTATCCTATTTATGAGGTGAATCCCGACGGTTCATTCAAGACTGACGAAAACGGAGATCGTATTCCTGATTTCGGGCCGTATCGTCCTTCCGGTTCCATGTCTAACTGGAACCTTCCTGCAACACTCCCTCTCGACAAATCGGAGCGTATGAAAGATGAGTTTTCAGGTCGTACCTTTTTGGAAGTTACGTTTATGCCCGGATTGAAATTTAAGACGAGTTTCAACTTCGATCTTATCAACTACAATTCTCTCGACTTTACCAATTCTTTGATAGGTCCGTCGGTGGTTACGGGAGGCGGTTCAAGCCGTGTCAACAACCGGACTTTCTCGTGGACATGGAATAATATAGCTACGTATGATAAGACGATCGGTGAACATCACTTTAATATACTTGCAGGCCAGGAGGCTTATTCGTATAGATATGACCAACTCACAGCTTCACGTTCGAAGATGGCTCAGCCCGATATGCCTGAACTGGTTGTCGGTTCTCAACTTACGGGTGGTTCCGGTTATCGGATCGATTATGCATTGGTAGGATATTTCACACAACTTTTGTATGATTTTCAGGATAAATACTTCTTTTCCGCTTCTTACCGTCGTGACGGTTCCTCCCGTTTCTCTCCGGAAACGCGTTGGGGTAACTTTTGGTCGGTGGGTGCATCATGGCGTATAGACCGGGAAGATTTTATGATTTCCACTTCCGATTGGTTGTCTGCATTGACTCTGAAAGCTAGTTATGGCGCACAGGGTAATGATAACTTGGGAACCTATTATGCGAGTAAAGGACTTTATGCCATCGTTTCCAATTTGGGAGAAAATGCATTGGTTTCCGATCGTATTGCTACTCCGAAACTGAAATGGGAAACTAATCTTAACTTCAATGTCGGTATTGATTTCTCTCTATGGAACAATCGGGTTTCCGGTTCGTTCGATTTCTTCCAGCGCCGTTCCAAAGATTTGCTGTACTCTCGTCCTATCGCCCCTTCTATGGGATATAAATCGATAGACGAGAATGTGGGGGCATTGAGAAATACAGGTGTTGAGCTGACATTGAACGGAACAGTTATAAATACCAATGGATTTGTCTGGAAACTGGGACTTAACCTGACCCATTATAAGAATGAAGTTACCGAATTGCCTCTGAAAGATATGCCTCCTTCCGGAGTAAATAAGTTGCAGGTAGGCCGTTCCGTATACGATTTCTATACAAAAGAATGGGCAGGCGTCGATCCGGAAAATGGCGATCCGCTATGGTATAAAGACATTCTCGATGATAATAATAACGTGGTAGGGCGTGGAACGACCAATGTGTATAAAGAAGCCTCCGATTATTATGTCAACAAGTCTTCTTTGCCTAAGATTTATGGTGGATTCAATACCGCTTTCTCTTATAAAGGATTCGATCTGTCGGCTGTATTTGCTTATAGCATAGGTGGATATATCATGAACCGGGATATTACGATGATCTTACATAACGGTAGTGCCGAAGGACGTTCGTGGTCAAAAGAAATTCTGGATCGTTGGACTCCGGAGAATCGTTATACTGATGTTCCGGCTTTGGGTACGACAACGAATAACTGGACATCTTATTCAACGCGATTCCTTCAGAATAATTCTTATATGAGATTAAAGAACCTGACTTTGTCATATACGCTTCCGAAACAGCTTATCAGCCGAATCTCACTGAGTAATGTACAGGTGTTTGTACAAAGTGACAACCTGTTCACTGTCCACCGGAATCAAGGTCTCGATCCTGAACAAGGTATTACAGGTCTGACTTATTATCGCTACCCGGCTATGAGAACCTTTTCTGGCGGAGTAAATGTAACGTTTTAA
- a CDS encoding RagB/SusD family nutrient uptake outer membrane protein has product MIMKNIFPFVISLLLLTGCSSDFLDKEPTDSVSSDEVGVPGNAERLFNGAWYNLFEYGTTYANIGYRALQCLDDMMASDVVSRPAYGFNSSYQFNDVSIPNNSRASFAWYLLYKTIDNCNAAIAIKGDTEELHQAQGHALVLRAFCYLHLAEHYQFTYLKDPEAPCVPIYTEPTTGETAPKGKSTVAQVYKLIFDDLNLAQQYLKDYVRKGDGQKYKPDTNVVNGLLARAYLLTGQWEEAAKAATAARQGYSLMTTTAEYEGFNNISNQEWIWGHPQLVSQSDASYNFYYLDATYVGAYSSFMADPHFKDKFSEGDIRLPLFQWMREGYMGYKKFHMRADDTADIVLMRASEMLLIEAEALAREGFPEKAVIPLNELRHARGLGDYDLTGKSQEDVINEILMERRRELWGEGFAIGDILRTQGSVEREALSTEVQEQEVDAWQEGGGFAKRNPLGHWFLVFPDGKPFTPNSINYLYAIPKDETDANPNI; this is encoded by the coding sequence ATGATTATGAAGAATATATTTCCTTTTGTCATTTCCTTGCTTCTCCTGACAGGATGTAGCAGTGACTTTCTTGATAAGGAACCTACTGACTCGGTTAGTTCCGATGAGGTAGGAGTACCCGGTAACGCTGAACGGCTGTTCAATGGAGCATGGTACAATCTTTTTGAATATGGCACTACCTATGCCAATATCGGATACCGTGCCCTCCAATGTTTGGACGATATGATGGCGAGCGATGTAGTATCCCGTCCTGCTTATGGATTTAACTCCTCCTACCAGTTCAATGATGTGTCTATACCGAATAATAGCCGTGCTTCATTTGCATGGTATCTTTTGTACAAGACCATCGATAACTGTAACGCGGCTATTGCCATCAAGGGTGATACGGAGGAATTGCATCAAGCTCAGGGGCATGCTCTTGTTTTACGGGCTTTCTGCTATTTGCATTTGGCAGAGCATTATCAGTTTACGTATTTGAAAGATCCTGAAGCACCGTGCGTACCTATCTATACGGAACCTACTACAGGAGAAACCGCCCCGAAAGGTAAATCTACCGTTGCCCAGGTTTACAAATTGATTTTCGATGATTTGAACCTCGCCCAACAGTATTTGAAAGATTATGTTCGCAAAGGAGATGGTCAGAAATACAAACCCGATACCAATGTCGTTAACGGACTTTTGGCCCGTGCCTATTTGCTGACCGGTCAGTGGGAAGAAGCTGCCAAAGCCGCCACCGCAGCCCGTCAGGGATATTCTTTGATGACAACCACGGCAGAATATGAGGGCTTTAATAATATCTCCAATCAGGAATGGATATGGGGGCATCCGCAACTCGTTTCCCAGTCAGATGCTTCTTATAACTTCTATTATCTGGATGCTACCTATGTAGGTGCCTACAGTAGTTTTATGGCCGATCCGCATTTCAAGGATAAATTTTCCGAAGGAGATATCCGGTTACCACTTTTCCAGTGGATGCGTGAAGGATATATGGGCTATAAAAAGTTTCATATGCGCGCAGACGATACCGCTGATATCGTACTGATGAGAGCTTCCGAGATGCTTTTGATCGAAGCTGAAGCACTTGCTCGTGAAGGTTTCCCGGAGAAAGCGGTAATTCCTTTGAACGAATTGCGTCATGCCCGTGGCTTGGGTGATTATGATTTGACAGGCAAATCGCAGGAGGATGTCATTAATGAGATCTTGATGGAACGTCGTCGTGAGCTTTGGGGCGAAGGTTTCGCTATCGGTGATATTCTGCGTACTCAAGGATCGGTGGAACGTGAAGCTCTTTCTACTGAAGTGCAAGAACAGGAAGTTGATGCATGGCAGGAAGGCGGAGGGTTTGCAAAACGCAATCCGTTAGGTCACTGGTTCCTTGTATTTCCTGATGGAAAGCCTTTCACACCGAATAGCATTAATTATCTATATGCCATTCCGAAAGATGAGACGGATGCGAATCCCAATATATAG
- a CDS encoding helix-turn-helix domain-containing protein translates to MRKLAILVILLVSSISLCGQNKTMYSQLREQWEEASSEELYKHINRIQEWQANDTTIVLYSILYNRNKENADEQSKQYAVLSCIRIGKIYYYQGNYTNALDFFIRGLKICECCKDQSLIREFYLNMGNIYCTFQDYEKGISCYESGYKWCAEYPDNRCEYSLLTNLVGAYSKLGNAEKTREYYFQMQKKISADDPVRTYMNQLTWGLVLINEKKYRDAIAPFQRAADIARNFHLEPRYESASYSQLYHAYLNMNQKDSTLYYLNKCQKMAKEHNLVGTQVENYRVYSILHEMSGDSQQALLYKSKFLSLSDSIFNVREFHRVKNTQYLLEIGQVEKEISQLNREKAKKETEIRHQQKMLLFVMGISVIAGIFLIIAYLQKKHLSVAYQKIFNVNRELVDMGKYNKNLRMEFEEKLNAVEQVLESYHQKEAQPFPSKDAPSSTTEILTSKSYSSKLDDTRKQALIEAINQIMETTHEYCKTDFSLEKLASLVHSNHRYVSQVINETYKKNFSSFLNEYRIREARKLMSDINTCSKYTIKTIAEKVGYRSHVTFGIAFKSIVGLTPAMFLQMIKEEHNHTKVNTDLSDTG, encoded by the coding sequence ATGAGAAAACTGGCTATTTTAGTAATTCTTCTGGTTAGTTCCATATCTCTTTGCGGGCAGAACAAAACGATGTACAGCCAGTTACGCGAACAGTGGGAAGAGGCTTCATCCGAAGAACTTTACAAACATATCAATCGCATTCAGGAATGGCAAGCAAATGATACGACCATCGTCCTCTATTCCATTTTATACAACCGTAACAAAGAGAATGCCGATGAACAATCCAAACAATACGCTGTCTTAAGTTGTATCCGGATTGGTAAGATCTACTATTACCAGGGAAACTATACCAATGCATTGGATTTCTTCATACGGGGATTGAAAATATGCGAATGCTGTAAGGACCAGAGCTTGATTCGGGAATTTTACCTGAATATGGGCAATATCTATTGTACTTTCCAAGATTATGAAAAAGGAATCAGTTGCTACGAATCAGGTTATAAATGGTGTGCAGAATATCCTGATAACCGATGTGAATATAGCTTGTTGACCAATCTGGTAGGCGCCTATAGCAAATTAGGCAATGCAGAAAAAACCAGGGAATACTATTTCCAGATGCAAAAGAAGATTTCAGCAGATGACCCTGTGAGAACATACATGAACCAGTTAACCTGGGGACTTGTCCTGATCAATGAAAAGAAATACAGGGATGCTATCGCACCTTTCCAAAGAGCAGCCGACATAGCTCGAAATTTTCACTTAGAGCCCAGATACGAATCGGCCTCCTATTCGCAATTGTACCATGCCTATCTGAATATGAACCAAAAGGACTCGACCCTCTATTATTTGAATAAATGCCAAAAAATGGCCAAAGAGCATAATCTGGTGGGTACACAAGTAGAAAATTATCGTGTATATTCGATCCTACATGAAATGTCAGGCGACTCTCAACAAGCCTTACTGTATAAAAGTAAATTTCTGTCACTCTCCGACTCCATCTTCAATGTCAGGGAGTTTCACCGGGTAAAGAATACCCAGTATTTGCTCGAAATAGGTCAGGTAGAAAAAGAGATTTCACAATTGAACCGGGAAAAAGCCAAGAAAGAAACTGAAATCCGGCATCAACAGAAGATGCTCCTGTTCGTCATGGGTATTTCCGTTATCGCTGGCATTTTTCTGATTATTGCTTATCTACAGAAGAAACATCTCTCCGTAGCTTACCAAAAGATATTCAACGTCAACCGTGAGCTGGTCGATATGGGAAAATACAACAAGAACCTACGCATGGAGTTTGAGGAAAAATTGAATGCGGTGGAACAAGTATTAGAGAGCTATCACCAAAAAGAAGCTCAACCGTTCCCGTCCAAGGATGCACCTTCCTCAACTACTGAAATACTCACCTCGAAAAGTTATTCAAGCAAATTGGACGATACACGGAAACAAGCATTGATCGAAGCCATCAATCAAATAATGGAAACCACCCATGAGTATTGCAAAACAGACTTCTCATTGGAAAAGTTAGCTTCGTTGGTCCACTCAAATCATCGATATGTATCGCAGGTGATCAATGAAACCTATAAAAAGAACTTCAGTTCATTTCTTAATGAGTATCGCATACGCGAAGCAAGAAAACTAATGTCCGACATAAATACTTGTAGTAAATATACCATCAAAACGATTGCCGAAAAAGTGGGATATCGATCACATGTAACCTTTGGTATCGCTTTTAAAAGTATTGTAGGACTTACACCTGCCATGTTCCTGCAAATGATAAAGGAAGAACATAACCACACAAAAGTAAATACCGACCTTTCCGATACAGGCTAA